A window of Cryptomeria japonica chromosome 3, Sugi_1.0, whole genome shotgun sequence contains these coding sequences:
- the LOC131874625 gene encoding uncharacterized protein LOC131874625, which produces MASSTPRATPRSGRQRDGAWKYGIAGSKKGEVTCTECTKWMTGGINRLKYHLAQIPGYGVEACPKSTPEIIREMKAILAENDMHKEERQKTREAMAATMNPTLSTSGPIGHSRGRQSLSSFGDNEGEASGTPVRSDPNFFVPRNVPGAQPSLEGTGWNREKHEQAWIAASNFWFYNNLSFNAANNVYWESFVTACTVAGKGFKAPTGYDFSGPLLEKVVQNTQGVVDDQKRYWKRKGCSILSDGWTDGQNRTLLNFLVASNGAMVFIKSVDVSNEVKNAETLCNLLDGVVREVGVENVVQIITDSAAAYVSAGRMLMERHPSITWSPCAAHCLDLVLEDIGKIGWVKKVVEDAKSVTKFIHNHTWVLALMRKHTNGKDLMRHGVTRFASHFITLQSILSAIPHLKQMFVSDAWLGSAYSKRPEAKKIVSIVFDEGFNKSGEDLTAVSNKHKSKVYTILSIC; this is translated from the coding sequence atggcaagttcaactccaagggcaaccccaaggtcaggaagacaaagagatggagcatggaaatatgggattgcaggaagcaaaaagggggaggtcacttgcaccgaatgtacaaaatggatgactggtggaatcaatagattaaaataccaccttgcacaaatacctggatatggtgtggaggcatgccccaaatcaactcctgaaattattagagagatgaaggccattcttgctgagaatgatatgcataaggaagaaaggcaaaaaacaagagaagccatggcagctacaatgaatcccacattgtccacttcgggtcccattggtcacagtcggggtcgtcagtcactttcatcttttggtgacaatgagggtgaggctagtggcactcctgttagatcagaccctaatttttttgtaccacgcaatgttccaggtgcacaaccttcacttgaaggtacaggatggaatagAGAGAAACATGAACAAGCATGgatagcagcttcaaacttttggttttacaataatctatctttcaatgcagcaaacaatgtgtattgggaaagTTTTGTTACTGCATGTACAGTtgcgggtaaggggtttaaggccccaacaggttatgacttcagtgggccattgctagagaaagTTGTGCAAAATACACaaggtgtggttgatgatcagaaaaggtattggaagagaaaaggatgcagcattttatctgatggatggacagatggacagaataggactcttctcaacttcttggtggcttcaaatggtgcaatggtattcataaagtctgttgatgtctcaaatgaagtaaaaaatgcagagactttgtgtaatctgttggatggtgtggttcgggaagttggagttgagaatgttgtccaaattatcacggacagcgcagctgcatatgtatctgcaggtagaatgcttatggagaggcatccttcgattacatggagtccttgtgctgcacattgcttggacttagtgctagaggacattgggaagattggatgggtgaagaaggtggttgaagatgcaaaaagtgtcaccaaattcatccacaaccatacttgggtgcttgctttgatgagaaaacacacaaatggcaaggaccttaTGCGACatggagtgacacgatttgctagccacttcatcactttgcagagcattcttagtgccattcctcatcttaagcagatgtttgtgtcagatgcttggttggggtctgcatactccaaaagacctgaagcaaagaagattgtgagcattgtttttgatgaagggttcaataaaagtggagaggatttgactgcggtaagtaacaaacacaaaagtaaagtttatacaatcttgtctatttgctga